A genomic stretch from Caldicellulosiruptoraceae bacterium PP1 includes:
- a CDS encoding desulfoferrodoxin: MNKGTLYKCSVCGNIVEVINVGGGTLVCCGKPMDELIANTVDASKEKHVPVIEVKEDGVYIKVGSVPHPMEEKHYIMWIELVADGLIYRKYLKPGDNPEAFFAVKAKELVSYEYCNLHGLWKSQV, encoded by the coding sequence ATGAACAAAGGAACATTATATAAATGTAGTGTTTGTGGCAATATTGTAGAAGTTATTAATGTTGGTGGTGGAACTTTAGTATGTTGTGGTAAGCCTATGGATGAACTTATTGCAAATACAGTAGATGCTAGTAAAGAAAAACATGTCCCAGTTATAGAAGTAAAAGAAGATGGTGTGTATATAAAAGTAGGTTCAGTACCTCATCCAATGGAAGAAAAACATTATATAATGTGGATTGAATTAGTTGCTGATGGCTTAATTTATCGTAAATATTTAAAACCTGGAGATAATCCAGAAGCGTTCTTTGCAGTGAAGGCTAAAGAGTTAGTATCTTATGAATACTGTAATCTTCATGGTTTATGGAAATCACAAGTATAA
- a CDS encoding nucleotidyltransferase has product MKVLGIVVEYNPFHNGHLYHLEKAKELVNPDVIIAVMSSNFIQRGEPSIVNKWARTKMALENGIDIVFELPFQFSCNSAEIFAYGAINILNRIGVTDIVFGSEIGNINRIENVAGILAFEEIKFKNSLRSFLEQGYSFPKARELALKDIYNINIEFLSNNILGIEYIKWILRLNSKIKYYTIQRIGNRYNDTDLSSTISSATSIRKYIYLNGLDDYLKNFIPQKSFEILQEEFINGRGPIKFDNCYSFLLYRYILADRNIFIDNIDVKEGLENRFAKYINRSNNVDMLIKNVKSKRYTYTRLSRIIIHSLIDTKIDNQHILTQQPYLRVLGFTQTGRNYLNIIKKDLDIITKIDNKVLKSIYKEQIELELKASRIYSLLYKNPTEHLLDEYKLKPIYQKN; this is encoded by the coding sequence ATGAAGGTATTAGGCATAGTTGTTGAATACAATCCTTTTCACAATGGACATTTATACCATTTAGAAAAAGCAAAAGAGTTGGTTAATCCAGATGTTATAATAGCAGTCATGAGTAGTAATTTCATTCAGAGAGGAGAACCTTCTATTGTTAACAAATGGGCAAGAACTAAGATGGCACTTGAAAATGGCATTGATATTGTATTTGAATTACCCTTTCAATTCTCATGTAATAGTGCTGAAATATTCGCTTATGGTGCAATAAATATTCTAAATAGGATTGGTGTTACTGATATTGTATTTGGTTCTGAAATAGGAAATATAAATCGAATTGAGAACGTTGCTGGTATTTTAGCTTTTGAAGAAATTAAATTTAAAAACTCTCTTAGAAGTTTTTTAGAACAAGGCTATTCTTTCCCAAAAGCTCGAGAACTTGCTCTAAAAGATATATACAATATTAATATTGAGTTTTTATCAAATAACATTTTAGGTATTGAATATATAAAATGGATTTTAAGATTAAATTCAAAGATAAAATATTATACAATTCAAAGAATTGGTAATAGATATAATGATACAGATTTATCAAGTACAATCTCATCTGCTACCTCAATAAGAAAGTATATATATTTGAATGGTCTTGATGATTATTTAAAGAATTTTATTCCTCAAAAATCCTTTGAAATTCTACAAGAGGAATTTATAAATGGAAGAGGACCAATAAAATTTGATAATTGCTATAGCTTCCTTTTATATAGATACATCTTAGCCGATAGAAATATTTTTATTGATAACATTGATGTTAAAGAAGGTTTAGAGAATAGATTTGCAAAATACATTAATAGATCTAATAATGTAGATATGCTAATCAAAAATGTAAAAAGCAAAAGATACACATATACAAGGTTAAGTAGAATAATAATTCATTCATTAATTGATACCAAAATTGATAATCAACATATTCTAACTCAGCAACCATATTTAAGAGTATTAGGGTTTACTCAAACAGGAAGAAATTATTTAAATATTATAAAAAAAGATTTAGATATTATCACAAAGATAGATAATAAAGTTTTAAAAAGTATTTATAAAGAACAAATTGAACTGGAACTTAAAGCATCAAGAATATACTCACTGTTATATAAAAACCCAACAGAGCATCTTTTAGATGAATATAAATTAAAGCCTATTTATCAAAAAAATTAA
- the pta gene encoding phosphate acetyltransferase: protein MSFIDTLIEKAKSNIKTIVLPESYEERNLKATDIILKEKIANIVLIGKKDEIKKEAAKFGANVDGAIFIDPEQFDKFDDFIQTFYELRKNKGVTQEQAREIMKDPMYFAVMLVYKGLADGMVSGAIHSTADTLRPALQILKTKPGIKLVSSFFIMVVPNCEYGENGVFIYSDAGLNPNPNAEELADIAITSAKSFEALVGKTPKVAMLSYSTKGSAKSDMVDKVVEATKLAKEKAPEILIDGELQADAAIVPKVAKLKAPGSSVAGEANVLIFPDLDAGNIAYKLTERLAKAEAYGPITQGIAKPINDLSRGCSAEDIVGVVAITAVQAMME, encoded by the coding sequence GTGTCATTTATAGATACTTTAATTGAAAAAGCAAAATCAAATATTAAAACAATTGTATTACCTGAAAGTTATGAAGAAAGAAATTTAAAAGCTACTGATATTATTTTAAAAGAAAAGATAGCTAATATAGTTTTAATAGGTAAAAAAGATGAAATAAAAAAAGAAGCAGCTAAATTTGGCGCAAACGTTGATGGAGCTATTTTTATTGATCCAGAACAGTTTGATAAATTTGATGATTTTATTCAAACTTTTTATGAATTAAGAAAAAATAAAGGTGTTACACAAGAACAAGCTAGAGAAATTATGAAAGACCCAATGTATTTTGCAGTTATGCTAGTTTATAAAGGGTTAGCAGATGGTATGGTTTCAGGTGCTATCCATTCAACAGCTGATACATTAAGACCTGCTTTACAAATACTAAAGACTAAACCTGGAATAAAGCTTGTATCGAGTTTCTTTATTATGGTTGTTCCAAATTGTGAATATGGTGAAAATGGCGTCTTCATTTATTCAGATGCTGGATTAAATCCAAATCCAAATGCTGAGGAACTAGCTGATATAGCTATTACATCTGCTAAATCATTTGAAGCTTTGGTTGGTAAAACACCAAAGGTTGCAATGCTATCATATTCAACTAAGGGTTCTGCAAAATCTGATATGGTTGATAAAGTAGTAGAAGCAACTAAATTAGCAAAAGAAAAAGCACCAGAAATATTAATAGATGGTGAGCTTCAAGCTGATGCAGCAATTGTGCCTAAAGTAGCAAAATTAAAAGCACCCGGCAGTTCAGTAGCTGGTGAAGCAAATGTTTTAATATTCCCAGATTTAGATGCAGGTAATATTGCATATAAGCTTACAGAAAGACTTGCAAAAGCGGAAGCTTATGGTCCTATCACACAAGGTATTGCAAAACCTATTAACGACTTATCAAGAGGTTGCAGTGCTGAGGATATTGTTGGTGTTGTCGCAATCACTGCAGTTCAAGCAATGATGGAATAA
- a CDS encoding acetate/propionate family kinase, translating to MKVLVLNSGSSSLKYQFFDVETETVLCKGLVDRIGLEGSFIRHSVNGNEIQKEYQIKNHNDAIKLVLNALTDENTGIIKSMEEIDAIGHRVVHGGEYFHDSVIVNSEVKDAIRNCIELAPLHNPANLTGIEACEKEIPGKPNIAVFDTAFHQTMPKHAFLYALPYEIYEKYKVRKYGFHGTSHKYVAYKAAEYLNKDIKDLKFITCHLGNGASICAVKNGVSVDTSMGFTPLAGLAMGTRSGTIDPAVISYLMEKEKMDIKQINDFLNKKSGMLGISGISSDFRDLEKAALEGNERAKLAIEIFCYRVKKYIGEYAAVMGGVDAVIFTAGIGENNSMVREKSISNFDYMGIEFDENLNNNIVRGQISEISKPTSKVKILVVPTNEELMIARETKRLLSK from the coding sequence ATGAAGGTTTTAGTTTTGAATTCAGGTAGTTCATCATTAAAATATCAATTTTTTGATGTTGAAACAGAAACTGTTTTATGTAAAGGCTTAGTTGACAGAATTGGCCTTGAAGGATCTTTTATTAGACACTCAGTTAATGGAAATGAAATTCAAAAAGAATATCAAATAAAAAATCATAATGATGCTATTAAGCTAGTATTAAATGCTCTTACAGATGAAAATACTGGTATTATAAAATCAATGGAAGAAATAGATGCAATTGGTCATAGAGTTGTCCATGGAGGAGAATATTTTCACGATTCAGTAATTGTTAACAGTGAAGTTAAAGATGCAATAAGAAATTGTATTGAATTAGCACCTTTACACAATCCTGCTAATTTAACAGGCATTGAAGCATGTGAAAAAGAAATACCAGGTAAACCTAATATAGCAGTCTTTGATACTGCATTTCATCAAACAATGCCCAAACATGCATTTTTATATGCATTACCATATGAAATATATGAAAAATATAAAGTAAGAAAGTATGGTTTTCATGGAACAAGTCATAAATATGTAGCATATAAAGCTGCTGAGTATCTTAATAAAGATATTAAAGATCTTAAGTTTATAACATGCCATCTAGGAAATGGGGCAAGTATATGTGCTGTCAAAAATGGAGTATCAGTTGATACAAGTATGGGGTTTACTCCACTTGCAGGACTTGCTATGGGTACAAGAAGTGGGACAATTGATCCAGCTGTTATTTCATACTTAATGGAAAAAGAAAAAATGGATATAAAACAAATTAATGATTTTCTAAATAAAAAATCAGGAATGCTTGGAATCTCTGGTATAAGCAGTGATTTCAGAGACCTTGAAAAAGCAGCTTTAGAGGGTAATGAAAGAGCAAAATTAGCTATTGAAATATTCTGCTACAGAGTTAAAAAATATATTGGTGAATATGCTGCTGTAATGGGTGGTGTAGATGCTGTAATTTTCACAGCAGGAATAGGAGAAAATAATTCAATGGTAAGAGAAAAATCAATTAGTAATTTTGACTACATGGGTATAGAATTTGATGAAAACTTAAATAATAATATTGTAAGAGGACAAATATCCGAAATAAGTAAACCTACAAGCAAAGTAAAGATATTAGTAGTTCCAACAAACGAGGAGCTAATGATTGCAAGAGAAACCAAAAGGTTATTATCAAAATAA
- a CDS encoding patatin-like phospholipase family protein, with product MIEISLALGSGAMRGFAHIGAIEILEEKFRFEAMSGCSIGAVIGAFYALGYDLSLIYKVAKQIRRDILIDFRFKKESLISGKNIEEILKLFLRDKKFSDTKLPFYIVSTNLKTGEQIVFNEGSLFDAVRSSISIPGVLPPYRLGDYLLVDGAVVDKVPAKILKDKGHKNIVGIDVSNKKSYKMPRNLIEIIMTTIDIMSEEIFFYKKQYIDYLIDIPLDDINPYTLDDVEKCYLRGKETVISCIDNLVNFFDK from the coding sequence ATGATTGAAATTTCATTAGCTTTAGGTTCAGGTGCTATGAGAGGCTTTGCACATATAGGTGCAATAGAAATTTTAGAAGAGAAATTTAGATTTGAAGCTATGTCAGGTTGTAGTATTGGAGCTGTTATTGGTGCATTCTATGCTTTGGGTTATGATCTTTCGCTAATTTACAAAGTTGCTAAACAAATTCGGAGAGATATATTAATTGACTTTAGGTTTAAAAAAGAGAGCTTAATAAGTGGCAAAAATATTGAAGAAATATTAAAACTTTTCCTAAGAGATAAAAAATTTTCTGATACTAAATTACCATTTTACATTGTTAGTACAAATTTAAAAACAGGTGAACAGATAGTTTTTAACGAAGGATCACTTTTCGATGCAGTTAGATCAAGTATTTCAATACCAGGTGTTCTTCCTCCTTATAGATTAGGTGATTATCTATTAGTAGATGGTGCAGTAGTTGATAAAGTTCCAGCAAAGATATTAAAAGATAAAGGACATAAAAATATAGTAGGCATTGATGTATCAAATAAAAAATCATATAAAATGCCAAGAAATTTGATAGAGATAATAATGACAACAATAGATATAATGAGTGAGGAAATATTCTTCTATAAAAAACAATATATTGATTATTTAATTGATATTCCATTAGATGATATTAATCCTTACACACTTGATGATGTTGAAAAATGTTACTTAAGAGGCAAAGAAACAGTAATAAGTTGTATAGATAATTTAGTTAATTTTTTTGATAAATAG